tatatatattACCACACTGTAGTATATGAGACATGGCTATAACTACACCTGCTGAACAAGTAGATTGAAGATATGAGCACTTAGGAACTACCACTAGAACGTGGCAAGGCTTTAATAGCTATTCATTCTAAAAAGTCAGCATCAAGAATCACTGTATCATCATTCCTGGGGTTAGAGGTTTTGTAAACAGCTTCAACATCATATGACATGCCTAAGATGCAGATTCTATCATTAATTATATTCTGAGTATGGTTATGTACTGTCTTCTGCATCCAGTATAATTAATAACAATGTTCTGATAATTGGTGCTACAGTAATAATCACTGGAGATGTACCTGATCAAAATCTGAGTAGAAGGGTAATCGTTTCGGATAGCCCCGAAGAACATCCCATGATTTTTCAACGAGACCCCACCAGCTGCACTATTACTGGGTGAATACTTTCAAAAAGTATGTCAGAACTTGGGAGAGTGTTAGCAGTACGTTACCGATTTTGTGCACTCTGAAAGTCAGGTTGTTGCTTAGTTTCATATATCCATCCAGGAGCGAATATGGCAGTTGAGACATCATCTTTTTTGAGTAGATCAAGGGCAACATTTGTCTAGCAAAATGGACAGTTGACAGTTTAATAGAATGCATTTGCATTCGGGCAAAATAGTTAGAAAGGCTGATCTACTACATTACTGTAGTATTCAATCAATGTTGTATAGCCAGCATGTTTTACAACACTTGAGCATTGGAGTATGTATCTATTTAACACTTAATATGCAGGGCAATAGTTGAGTTACACTCAGAATACCTTACTAATTTAGTTGCCAGTTTCGAAACATAGTACAGACAGGAAAGAATGCAATACACTGCAGCAAGAATCGTGAGTtgaaccaaaaagagagaagattTCACGTACCTTCCATTGCCCACCACCGAAAGTATTTCGGCCGAAAACATCAATACCCATGTACACATCATACTTCCGGTCACCAGCAGTTGCAGCTGAATCTCGTGGATATTTTTCCTACCAAAATCATCCCAATTTTTGCAGGTAATCATTAAGGGGATATTGCGGGGGACCAGAAAAGGAAAAGAGGGTTACCTTCCATGTATAATTGACAAATAAGCCATCACACAAATCAAAGAATGGCTTGTTATGCTCGTTGAGCTTATCTTGCCAGTCGAGATCGCCACCCACTGTAATTGCATCATACCTGTAGTAGCGCCAAGTCAAAGACGCCAAATAGTTCATAAAACAAGTTTCACAACTAAAACCAGTCATGCTTATTGCACAGTAGGAAATACCATATGACTAAAGATCCAGGAACAGCAGCATGCATTCTCTTGGTTAGATGATTGACAAACTCTTTCAGGTTATCGATGAACTGAATGTCGAGCTTAACCTCAATATTGATCTGAAAGATAATTCAGCATCagcaacagacatatctccaagaacGGCAGCATAGACCAGATAAAATTCTTATGGCGAATAAATTACTCTGTAGTGGTCCAATTTAGTCACAAAACGAGAACATTTCACTCTCTCAtgtatatcaagtttctcaaatccAATTTGCATGGGATCATATTGTGAAAAAATGCATCGTTTCTTTCACCAAGTACTGTATCGCTTCAGAAATCAGAACCCCAAATTAAAATATAGAGCATGTAAAGATTACCAGCCAGCCATCAAAGCCTAAGGCAGCAGCCAACTCTGCAAGCCTCTCGGCATACATCTGTGCTGAATCCTGTGTTGCAAACATCTCCCTGCAGATTTCTGCACCTTTATCCCACTCTGTGATGAACGTTCCCAAAACCTTGTCTCAAAAACCGGCAAAACAAAATTACACGACCACTTGAGCGAAGTCAAGAAGCAAGCAGGAGGAAGGCCGGTAATACCAGGCGTGGAGGCAAGAAAACGAACCTTGACGCCGTGGAGGTGGGCGGCGTTGGTCCAGCATGGCGGCGGGAGAGTGACGAGGTAGTGAGAGAAGTAGACGAAGACGTCGACGAGGTGCCAATGCCAGAGCGCGTAGGCATCGGGATTAGCGCCGCCCTGCGGCGCCGCGTCTTCGCGGTAGCCGCCCTGGAAGTCATGGCAGACGAGGAGGCGCCGCCGCGGCGGGAGCGGCGCCCCGGGGGAGGGGAGCGGCGTGGAGGCGCGGTTGAAGGGTAGGTGGAAGTTGGAGTCCTCGGAGAGGTAGGAGCGGGAGGCGAGCGCGGCGAGGTCGGTGATGGGGTAGGAGATGGGCGGCGCCGGCCTGGAAGCGTCGAACGGCGGCTCCCACTGACGCCGCTCTCCTTCGGAGACGGCGGCGTCGTCCGCGGCGGGAAGAGTCATGATGTCGCGGAGGAGACGGAGGAGGCGGCGCAGGGAGAAGGGCATGTGCTCCGCCGCCGTTGAACCGGCGGCGGACGGCGATGGTCTGCCCACCAAAAGTTATTGTCGGTCAATACGCAATTCAGCCCCTGGACTTGGCAACTATTAGTACGAATTTTATGGTGATTTTAGTCCAAAAATGAGCTCCTCCCCTCCTCCAATTTAAATCCTTCGATGAAATGAGATCAATTTCGTGTTACTGAGCACTTGCTAGTTGTTGCTACACACACACGCATCCCACGCGTGGAGGTGAAGACTGACGAAGGACTAAAATAGTCGATCATTTGGAGATTTGGGTGATGGGGGGCTGTTGTTTGTCTGAGAAGCAAAGACTGAGCCACTATCCCAATTTAATCACCCCATGTGATGATCTGTTAGTCACATGCATATGCACGCTATGCTGTCCAATCCTTGt
The sequence above is a segment of the Triticum dicoccoides isolate Atlit2015 ecotype Zavitan chromosome 1A, WEW_v2.0, whole genome shotgun sequence genome. Coding sequences within it:
- the LOC119276053 gene encoding cytosolic endo-beta-N-acetylglucosaminidase 1-like; this translates as MPFSLRRLLRLLRDIMTLPAADDAAVSEGERRQWEPPFDASRPAPPISYPITDLAALASRSYLSEDSNFHLPFNRASTPLPSPGAPLPPRRRLLVCHDFQGGYREDAAPQGGANPDAYALWHWHLVDVFVYFSHYLVTLPPPCWTNAAHLHGVKVLGTFITEWDKGAEICREMFATQDSAQMYAERLAELAAALGFDGWLINIEVKLDIQFIDNLKEFVNHLTKRMHAAVPGSLVIWYDAITVGGDLDWQDKLNEHNKPFFDLCDGLFVNYTWKEKYPRDSAATAGDRKYDVYMGIDVFGRNTFGGGQWKTNVALDLLKKDDVSTAIFAPGWIYETKQQPDFQSAQNRWWGLVEKSWDVLRGYPKRLPFYSDFDQGHGYQVSSEGLQVSGDPWNNISCQSFQPMLKYTGDEVQPPVRTSINFKDEPYSGGNCVTVQGSLRQNAIFSEQLFNGGLSMEDGYVHLFYSVNAEANSDLGLSLDFLSRNKENTSILIAEDIAIFSRKKQHRSYSSYVQSDKVEPHAPDNQNWVIYRATVQSSASYTLIGINIVCTLKTSGKINSEADEDESSEEDANRLWPYHASLGHISIRNMDENTQFPSAESWVTEGKYISWSNNSNTSKLLSLKISWKLNTSHQASFMKYNIYVEKLIGDSNAKVSRSFLGVATVEAFYMSDLQVPDEVTSLKFIIQACGRDGSRQGLEECPKLFLVPVE